The Proteus vulgaris genome has a segment encoding these proteins:
- the lplA gene encoding lipoate-protein ligase A, with protein MSGKLRLLISESYDPWFNLAVEESIFRQMPADQRVLFLWRNDNTVVIGRAQNPWKECNTRKMDEDGVKLARRSSGGGAVFHDLGNTCFTFMAGKPEYNKTISTQIILEGLSKAGIQATASGRNDLVVPQEEGERKISGSAYKETKDRGFHHGTLLINANLSRLANYLNPDPKKLQAKGITSVRSRVANLVELKPDITHEKLCETITESFFEYYGERVEAEVISPQKLPDLPGFADTFAKQSSWEWNFGQAPAFSHLLDNRFKWGGVELHFDIERGNVVRSQIYTDSLDPAPLEALSDMLIGLRYTPESLKGLIQQLILRYPNNKGELDELQEWLVKEIA; from the coding sequence ATGTCAGGTAAATTGCGACTGTTAATTTCCGAATCTTATGATCCTTGGTTTAACCTTGCTGTTGAAGAGTCTATTTTTAGGCAAATGCCCGCTGACCAACGCGTACTTTTCCTTTGGCGCAATGATAATACAGTGGTAATTGGTCGAGCACAAAATCCATGGAAAGAGTGTAATACACGTAAAATGGATGAAGATGGTGTGAAATTAGCTCGCCGTTCAAGTGGTGGTGGTGCGGTTTTCCATGATCTCGGTAATACCTGTTTTACCTTTATGGCAGGAAAACCGGAATACAATAAAACGATCTCAACTCAAATTATACTTGAAGGGTTATCAAAAGCGGGTATACAAGCGACAGCATCAGGACGTAATGATTTAGTCGTGCCGCAAGAAGAGGGCGAAAGAAAAATCTCAGGTTCGGCTTATAAAGAGACGAAAGATCGTGGTTTTCATCATGGCACATTATTAATAAATGCTAACTTATCTAGATTAGCCAATTACCTCAATCCAGATCCCAAAAAACTTCAAGCTAAAGGGATCACTTCTGTACGCTCCCGAGTGGCTAATTTGGTTGAACTCAAACCTGATATTACTCATGAAAAACTTTGTGAAACAATCACCGAAAGCTTTTTTGAATACTATGGTGAGCGAGTAGAAGCAGAGGTTATTTCACCGCAAAAATTACCAGATTTGCCGGGTTTTGCAGATACATTCGCTAAGCAAAGTAGTTGGGAATGGAATTTTGGGCAAGCCCCGGCATTTTCTCATCTTTTAGATAATCGTTTTAAATGGGGTGGTGTTGAACTACATTTTGATATTGAGCGTGGTAATGTGGTTAGAAGCCAAATCTATACGGATAGTTTAGATCCTGCTCCATTAGAAGCATTATCAGATATGCTAATTGGGCTACGTTATACACCTGAGTCTTTAAAAGGACTGATCCAACAGCTTATTCTGCGTTATCCTAATAATAAAGGGGAGCTCGATGAGCTTCAAGAATGGCTAGTAAAAGAGATAGCTTAA
- the hmuT_2 gene encoding hemin-binding periplasmic protein: MKKWLLLILCSVMSFVSSANERIVTIGGDITEIVFALGAGEQIIARDSTSLVPEQVKALPDVGYMRMLNPEGILSVKPTLIITSELARPSLALRRIQEAGIAVKTITGTHSLEAINEKIDTIATILNKQKEGNQLKEKLTLSISQIPTTPIDKKVIYIMSHGGVVPMAAGQDTAADTIISLVGGKNAMQGFTSYRPLSQEGVIASQPDILLVTKEGIKGIGGIEKLWNLPGIKYTPAGKNKHYVVVDDMGLLGFTLSTPEVMHQIRQALEQ; this comes from the coding sequence ATGAAAAAATGGCTTCTTTTGATCCTGTGTAGCGTCATGTCGTTTGTCAGTTCCGCCAATGAACGTATTGTCACTATTGGCGGTGATATCACAGAGATCGTTTTCGCGTTAGGTGCGGGTGAACAGATTATTGCAAGAGACAGCACTAGTTTAGTCCCTGAACAAGTGAAAGCTCTCCCTGATGTGGGTTATATGCGAATGCTAAACCCTGAAGGTATCTTATCGGTCAAACCAACATTAATTATAACCAGCGAATTAGCTCGCCCTTCTTTGGCACTACGCCGAATACAAGAAGCGGGTATTGCTGTTAAAACAATTACGGGCACACATTCATTAGAAGCCATTAATGAAAAAATAGACACCATTGCCACTATTTTAAATAAACAAAAAGAAGGTAATCAGCTAAAAGAAAAACTCACCCTATCTATTAGCCAAATACCCACAACACCTATAGATAAAAAAGTCATTTATATCATGAGCCATGGGGGTGTTGTTCCTATGGCTGCTGGTCAAGATACCGCTGCAGATACTATTATTTCACTAGTTGGGGGCAAGAATGCAATGCAAGGATTTACAAGCTATCGTCCACTTTCTCAAGAAGGTGTTATTGCAAGCCAACCTGATATTTTGCTGGTGACTAAAGAAGGTATTAAAGGCATTGGTGGTATTGAGAAACTTTGGAATTTACCCGGCATAAAATACACACCAGCCGGTAAAAATAAGCATTATGTTGTTGTTGATGATATGGGGTTATTAGGTTTTACCCTTTCAACACCTGAAGTCATGCATCAAATTCGTCAAGCCTTGGAGCAATAA
- the hmuU gene encoding hemin transport system permease protein HmuU, whose protein sequence is MSRFHSPWMSILVLLFLLTTVTLISVNSGALALSFHTLWNSSFDDMVWQVWLDIRLPRVLLAILVGGALAISGAIMQGLFRNSLADPGLLGISSGAALMVAIVIILPFSFSPIFSFYSHIVAAFVGGLIVAMIIFSLHQLSDGNLARLLLAGIAINALCMSFIGVLSYISTDQQLRQFSLWMMGSLSQIDWKTLSIATLVIIPVSILACWQSHKLNLLQLGDEEAHYLGLNVRRTKFILLLLSAILIGCAVALSGVIGFIGLVVPHLIRMRIGSNHVWLLPATILGGATLLLAADTLSRTLVSPAEIPVGAHYRINWRPLFPLAYLTTTSRKDVMIKKQNTSLLYGNNLSYQIGEKNIIDDVSLSLNAGELVTIIGPNGAGKSSLLRLLTGYTTPTQGVCYFKQKTYSQWDRQQLAQNRAVMRQNSQLSFSFSVEEVVAMGRTPHGQQHKKMAIETALLQTDCLKFKGRDYRQLSGGEQQRVQLARVLAQLWHPTPQEAVLFLDEPTSALDLYHQQHSLRLLKQLAKTQRLMVCCVLHDLNLASLYADRILLLHQGKLVCEGTPYEVLTTENIRKWYGADVSVDTHPEHSSPQVFLRP, encoded by the coding sequence ATGTCTCGTTTTCATTCACCGTGGATGAGTATTTTAGTTTTACTCTTTTTGCTCACTACAGTCACATTAATTTCTGTGAATAGCGGTGCATTAGCACTCTCGTTTCATACATTATGGAATAGCTCTTTTGATGATATGGTGTGGCAAGTTTGGTTAGATATTCGCTTACCTCGCGTATTATTAGCCATTCTTGTTGGAGGAGCATTAGCAATATCTGGTGCGATCATGCAAGGGTTATTTAGAAACTCATTAGCCGATCCTGGGTTACTTGGCATAAGTAGCGGTGCAGCACTCATGGTTGCTATCGTGATTATATTACCCTTCTCTTTTTCCCCTATATTCTCATTTTATAGCCATATTGTTGCGGCCTTTGTTGGTGGCTTGATTGTCGCAATGATCATCTTCTCATTGCATCAATTGAGTGATGGCAATTTAGCACGACTATTACTTGCGGGTATTGCTATCAATGCACTTTGTATGTCCTTTATTGGCGTCTTAAGTTATATCAGTACAGACCAACAATTACGCCAATTTTCACTATGGATGATGGGTTCATTAAGCCAAATTGACTGGAAAACCTTATCGATTGCAACGCTTGTGATCATTCCTGTTAGTATTTTGGCCTGTTGGCAGAGTCATAAATTGAACCTGTTACAACTGGGTGACGAAGAAGCACACTATTTAGGATTAAACGTAAGACGAACAAAATTTATTTTATTACTGCTTAGCGCCATCTTAATTGGTTGTGCTGTCGCACTCAGTGGTGTCATTGGGTTTATTGGGCTTGTTGTGCCACATCTTATTCGCATGCGCATCGGCAGTAATCACGTGTGGTTATTACCTGCCACTATTTTAGGGGGGGCCACACTGTTATTAGCCGCTGATACATTATCTCGAACACTGGTTTCTCCAGCAGAAATCCCTGTGGGGGCTCATTACAGGATTAATTGGAGGCCCTTATTTCCTTTGGCTTATCTTACGACAACCAGCAGGAAGGATGTCATGATTAAAAAACAAAATACCTCGTTGCTTTATGGAAATAATTTATCGTATCAAATCGGTGAAAAAAACATTATTGATGATGTATCACTTTCACTTAATGCTGGAGAGTTAGTCACTATAATTGGGCCTAATGGTGCAGGAAAATCATCTTTATTACGTTTATTAACTGGCTATACGACCCCGACACAAGGTGTGTGCTATTTTAAACAAAAAACCTATTCGCAATGGGATCGTCAACAATTAGCACAAAACCGTGCTGTTATGCGTCAAAATAGCCAACTCTCATTTTCTTTTTCTGTAGAAGAAGTGGTTGCTATGGGAAGAACTCCTCATGGACAACAACATAAAAAAATGGCAATCGAAACAGCTCTACTACAAACAGATTGTTTAAAGTTTAAAGGGAGAGACTATCGTCAATTATCAGGCGGTGAACAACAACGAGTACAACTTGCCAGAGTATTAGCTCAATTATGGCACCCTACACCACAAGAAGCCGTGTTATTCCTTGATGAGCCGACTTCAGCACTTGATCTTTACCACCAGCAACACAGCTTGCGATTATTAAAACAATTAGCAAAAACACAACGCCTTATGGTTTGTTGCGTTCTACACGATCTCAATTTGGCCTCACTTTATGCCGATAGAATTTTATTATTACATCAAGGAAAATTAGTTTGTGAAGGCACACCATACGAAGTGCTCACAACAGAGAATATCCGAAAATGGTATGGCGCTGATGTAAGTGTTGATACCCATCCAGAGCATTCATCCCCACAAGTTTTTCTTCGCCCTTAA
- the arnF gene encoding Undecaprenyl phosphate-aminoarabinose flippase subunit ArnF, with product MKGYLWAIGSALLVTVAQLLLKFGMSGLPDLQLEKQWFDFSWLWANITPLSIVFSGLVGYVLSMVCWLFTLRIIPLNKAYPLISLSYVFVYILAVILPWFQETPSWTKTAGVAFIMVGVWLISQKTKGAQSH from the coding sequence ATGAAAGGCTATTTATGGGCGATAGGAAGTGCGCTATTGGTCACCGTTGCTCAATTGTTGTTAAAGTTTGGTATGTCTGGACTGCCAGATTTACAGTTAGAAAAACAGTGGTTTGATTTCTCATGGTTGTGGGCCAATATTACACCATTAAGCATCGTATTTTCTGGGCTTGTGGGATATGTACTGTCAATGGTTTGTTGGTTGTTCACTTTACGCATTATCCCTTTAAATAAAGCTTATCCTCTCATTAGTTTGAGCTATGTTTTTGTTTATATCCTTGCTGTGATACTACCTTGGTTTCAAGAAACACCATCATGGACAAAAACAGCGGGTGTAGCATTTATCATGGTTGGAGTATGGTTAATAAGCCAAAAAACGAAAGGAGCACAATCACACTAA
- the nlpC gene encoding lipoprotein → MRKSVFYPFLLCIILLAGCSSSPSKRIPPAPPLKTQLSDPIMVIVQLKSQLEQWYGTPYSYGGMTPSGIDCSGFVYKTYSDRFDIKLPRMTIDQTKYGTQISKSDLMPGDLVFFKTGGGENGLHVGIYDTDNTFIHASTSKGVTRSSLDNVYWKKTFWQARRL, encoded by the coding sequence ATGAGAAAGTCCGTTTTCTATCCTTTCTTACTCTGTATTATTCTGCTGGCTGGATGTTCATCTAGTCCATCAAAGCGCATTCCACCAGCCCCTCCGTTAAAAACACAACTCTCTGATCCAATCATGGTGATAGTGCAATTAAAATCGCAACTGGAGCAATGGTATGGCACACCCTATAGTTATGGTGGAATGACACCATCCGGCATTGATTGCTCTGGTTTTGTGTATAAAACGTATAGTGATCGTTTTGATATTAAACTACCTCGAATGACTATCGATCAAACCAAATATGGAACACAAATCAGTAAAAGCGATTTAATGCCAGGGGATTTAGTCTTCTTCAAAACCGGTGGTGGTGAAAATGGGCTTCATGTCGGTATTTATGATACTGATAATACATTTATTCATGCATCAACCAGTAAAGGAGTAACTCGCTCTTCTCTTGATAATGTCTATTGGAAAAAAACATTTTGGCAGGCTCGACGATTGTAA
- the pqrA gene encoding AraC-family transcriptional regulator has translation MAENVVNDILKWLETQLQRNEGIKIDTIANKSGYSKWHLQRIFKDFKGCTLGEYVRKRRLLEAAKSLQEKDMSILDIALMYGFSSQATFTRIFKKHFNTTPAKFRENGTMPDAHCFMSCENH, from the coding sequence ATGGCTGAAAATGTCGTTAATGATATTCTAAAATGGTTAGAAACCCAGTTACAACGTAACGAAGGTATAAAAATCGATACTATTGCAAATAAAAGTGGCTATTCAAAATGGCACTTACAACGCATATTTAAAGATTTTAAGGGCTGTACATTAGGTGAATATGTCCGCAAACGTCGCTTGTTAGAAGCGGCTAAATCATTACAAGAAAAAGATATGTCTATTTTAGATATCGCTTTAATGTATGGCTTTAGCTCTCAAGCAACATTTACTCGTATTTTTAAAAAACATTTTAATACTACACCTGCTAAGTTTAGAGAAAATGGCACAATGCCAGACGCTCATTGCTTCATGTCATGTGAAAATCACTAA